In Brassica rapa cultivar Chiifu-401-42 chromosome A06, CAAS_Brap_v3.01, whole genome shotgun sequence, a single window of DNA contains:
- the LOC103875046 gene encoding SH2 domain-containing protein A yields MRCISRTGGDSVTPKRLSPLVEGVPSSNGASDSSLSMKRIKFGEEKIPESEFEGGNGTSMAWGPQNQDEEEEEEEEDQSSTDSDNTEVRGSTGSRRYTISDSTIFKYCLGNLTERSLIMKEITNNAGDEEVSEFADQVSLYSGCSHHGYQIKMARKLIAEGTNAWILISRNYQNVHWDNVVIEIEEHFMRIAKCSSRSLTHQDFELLRRICGCYDYITQENFEKMWCWLFPVATSISRGLINGMWRSCSPKWIEGFVTKEEAEHSLQSQEPGTFILRFPTSRSWPHPDAGSLVVTYVGRDFVIRHRLLAVDHICDSSERYTDAKPLQDMLLAEPELSRLGRIVRSI; encoded by the exons ATGCGTTGCATCTCAAGGACCGGTGGTGATTCTGTTACCCCTAAAAGGTTGAGTCCTTTAGTTGAAGGAGTGCCATCAAGTAATGGAGCTTCAGATAGCTCCTTGTCTATGAAACGAATCAAATTTGGAGAAGAAAAGATTCCTGAGAGTGAG TTTGAGGGTGGAAATGGTACTAGTATGGCATGGGGACCTCAGAACCAGgacgaagaagaggaagaagaagaagaagatcaatcTTCAACTGACTCAGACAACACTGAAGTTAGAGGCTCGACGGGTTCTAGAAGATATACAATCTCAGACTCCACGATTTTCAAATACTGCCTTGGAAACTTGACAGAGAGATCTCTTATTATGAAGGAAATCACAAACAACGCAGGGGACGAGGAAGTTTCTGAGTTTGCAGATCAAGTTTCTCTCTACTCCGGGTGCTCCCATCAcgg tTATCAAATCAAAATGGCGAGAAAGCTAATAGCAGAAGGAACAAATGCGTGGATTCTGATCTCTCGGAACTATCAAAATGTTCATTGGGACAATGTGGTGATTGAGATTGAAGAACATTTCATGAGAATAGCTAAATGCAGCAGTAGATCTCTCACTCACCAG GATTTTGAGCTACTAAGGAGGATATGTGGATGCTACGATTACATAACTCAAGAGAATTTTGAGAAGATGTGGTGTTGGTTGTTCCCTGTTGCTACTTCTATATCCAGAGGATTGATTAACGGGATGTGGCGCTCTTGTTCGCCTAAATGGATAGAAGGGTTCGTTACTAAAGAAGAGGCAGAACATTCACTACAAAGTCAAGAACCGGGGACTTTCATCCTCAGGTTCCCTACTTCAAGAAGCTGGCCACATCCTGATGCTGGCTCCTTGGTTGTGACTTACGTTGGTCGTGATTTCGTTATTCGTCATCGATTGCTTGCTGTCGATCACATCTGCGA ttCTAGTGAAAGATATACAGATGCAAAACCTCTGCAAGATATGCTACTGGCGGAACCTGAGCTATCTCGGCTTGGAAG GATCGTAAGGAGCATTTGA